Proteins encoded in a region of the Takifugu flavidus isolate HTHZ2018 chromosome 8, ASM371156v2, whole genome shotgun sequence genome:
- the LOC130530396 gene encoding D(4) dopamine receptor-like, with amino-acid sequence MDECASCNATNAQRAETASDNLFFAFNCAVLTFTLLLGLPGNLWVCWVVFRTKSLRTFNNALLVSLAASDLLKCSVDTPLFLLSLLRRVTVPVCALQQFTYALCSCVQLLTLVSISVERFQAIAFPFQTERRKARVRLWILSIWVCGFILAGVSLALSREALCRPYVRELGEERLPYLDLFGPYVLVPVWGLSLMVIVIHYVRIFKVVRRHRRKVVSRGVRPRPVVSAAIWSMLSDSPAASQTAPPRPSGSLPSGVTGSPLPPRRPVLFVAAAGAASGGSSPRDTPRRRSAIVGAVCFLTPGAKERGKKRMEGKLAQRFGYIIIAFTLSWVPMVVILLMNAIWKDTDRLLMQLETSATVLTCVQAAVDPLIYTLVTRQFRSELGKILSSIPGCPPKSCRCNP; translated from the exons ATGGATGAGTGCGCCTCCTGCAACGCGACAAACGCGCAGCGCGCCGAGACCGCCTCGGATAACCTGTTTTTCGCGTTCAACTGCGCGGTCTTGACCTTCACCTTGCTCCTGGGTCTGCCCGGGAACTTGTGGGTCTGTTGGGTGGTTTTCAGGACGAAAAGCCTGCGGACTTTCAACAACGCGCTTCTGGTCAGTTTGGCCGCCAGCGACCTCCTCAAGTGCTCCGTGGACACGCCGCTGTTCCTGCTGTCCCTGCTGCGCCGGGTGACGGTGCCCGTGTGCGCCCTGCAGCAGTTCACTTACGCGCTGTGCAGCTGCGTGCAGCTGCTGACGCTGGTCAGCATCAGCGTGGAGCGCTTCCAGGCCATCGCCTTCCCCTTCCAGACCGAGCGGAGGAAGGCGCGGGTGCGTCTCTGGATCCTCTCCATCTGGGtatgtggttttattttggctGGGGTCTCTTTGGCTCTTTCCAGAGAGGCGCTATGCCGCCCCTACGTCCGGGAGCTCGGCGAGGAGCGCCTGCCATATCTGGACCTATTTGGCCCCTACGTGCTGGTGCCGGTGTGGGGACTGTCACTGATGGTCATCGTCATTCACTACGTGCGGATATTTAAGGTTGTAAGACGGCACCGCAGGAAAGTTGTCAGTCGTGGAGTCCGGCCGCGTCCGGTTGTGTCCGCGGCCATCTGGAGCATGTTGAGCGACTCCCCCGCAGCTTCGCAGACGGCCCCGCCGCGGCCGTCCGGGTCTCTGCCCTCCGGGGTCACCGGCAGCCCGCTGCCTCCGCGCCGGCCGGTGCTCTTCGTGGCCGCGGCCGGTGCTGCATCTGGGGGCTCGTCCCCAAGAGACACTCCAAGGAGACGTTCGGCCATCGTGGGAGCCGTGTGTTTTCTCACACCGGGGGCCAAAGAGCGCGGGAAGAAGCGCATGGAGGGCAAACTGGCCCAGCGCTTCGGGTACATTATCATCGCATTCACGCTGTCCTGGGTGCCCATGGTGGTGATCTTACTCATGAACGCCATATGGAAAGACACGGACCGA TTGCTGATGCAGCTGGAAACATCGGCCACCGTGCTGACGTGCGTCCAGGCCGCGGTCGATCCACTCATCTACACTTTAGTAACCAGACAGTTTCGCTCAGAGCTCGGAAagatcctctcctccatcccagGGTGTCCGCCCAAATCCTGCAGGTGTAATCCGTGA
- the ddx20 gene encoding probable ATP-dependent RNA helicase DDX20 — translation MAAPMKRAAHDIEVRKRTDDVLLSDGIYFSSLLLSQAVLDGLSSSGFQKPSPIQLKAIPLGRCGLDLIVQAKSGTGKTCVFCTIALDFLVLENPTTQVLVLAPTREIAVQIHSVFMAIGCAMEGLECHVFIGGRAVSQDKHHLKKCHIAVGSPGRIKQLIELGMLSTSSIRLFVLDEADKLLEEGSFQEQINWIFSSLPENKQMLALSATYPESLAQHLTRYMREPTFVRLNPTDMGLKGLKQYYKLVQSHSLPHKVFEEKVQHLLELFSKIPFNQALVFSNLHTRAQHLADILSSKGLPAVCISGGLSQDQRLEAMSKLKQYQCRVLISTDLTSRGIDADKVNLVINLDLPQDWETYMHRIGRAGRFGTQGLAVTYCCHGEEENKLMSIAQKCSLNLSLLPAVLESRLMDDPCDWDVCAEAATPVTLAKLSSKTERKKHPRLAVDPGEQSNGHRKPEKAPPAPTPAATFEETLRTLVSTKEDCVQGAQQAGPTRKELQDRLPKIPPLSSFKSCRPRFVTLEEAELDFHGFITTGPGRSVDVIREYGGQEDGERSVHNECITLDDDSSECLKLCRKWGKSGQSHPRSISSSSSSPSDRNVEKVAAVSEPQTEARRAAAVPAAKEEPEHTSSEASVPRKHPSSDATLPKPENYNPSGAVKRSTRGDQMAWKSCSEGESRKVRERCGKQRKDVTEMRNREHVGRNEGERDEEEEEEEEEWSAEAYWRATYRAWNDYYASVSAFQSQGYPSCYGAAHSWMAAYRMNAVYMEELLKD, via the exons ATGGCCGCCCCCATGAAGCGAGCTGCACACGACATAGAAGTACGAAAGAGAACCGATGATGTACTGTTGTCGGACGGGATATACttcagctctctgctgctgtctcaggCGGTTCTGGATGGATTGTCCTCCTCGGGCTTCCAGAAACCCTCGCCGATCCAGCTGAAGGCGATTCCACTGGGCCGCTGCGGACTCG ATTTGATCGTGCAGGCCAAATCTGGCACAGGGAAGACATGCGTGTTCTGCACCATTGCCTTAGATTTTCTGGTTTTGGAGAATCCTACAACACAA GTTCTTGTCTTGGCTCCAACACGTGAGATCGCAGTGCAGATCCACTCTGTATTCATGGCAATTGGCTGTGCCATGGAGGGCCTGGAATGCCATGTTTTCATTGGTGGTAGAGCTGTGAGTCAGGATAAACACCATCTAAAGAAGTGCCACATAGCAGTGGGCTCACCTG GTCGTATTAAGCAGCTGATTGAGCTGGGCATGTTATCAACCTCCAGCATCAGACTCTTTGTCCTGGATGAGGCAGACAAGCTGCTGGAAGAGGGCAGCTTCCAGGAGCAGATAAA CTGgatattttcctctcttcctgagAACAAACAGATGCTCGCCCTGTCTGCCACCTACCCAGAATCACTTGCTCAACACCTCACCCGCTACATGAGAGAGCCTACTTTTGTCAGACTTAACCCCACTGACATGGGTCTTAAAG GTTTGAAGCAATATTACAAGCTAGTGCAGTCCCATTCTTTACCTCACAAAGTTTTTGAGGAGAAGGTGCAACACTTGCTGGAGCTTTTCAGTAAAATCCCCTTCAACCAGGCCCTGGTGTTCTCTAACTTGCATACAAG GGCTCAGCACCTAGCAGACATCTTATCCTCCAAAGGCTTACCTGCTGTCTGCATCTCAG GTGGTCTGAGTCAGGACCAGAGACTGGAGGCCATGTCTAAACTGAAGCAGTACCAGTGTAGGGTGCTCATCTCCACAGACCTG ACCTCCAGAGGTATAGATGCAGACAAAGTCAACCTGGTGATAAATCTGGACCTGCCGCAGGACTGGGAGACGTATATGCATCGAATTGGACGAGCTGGCCGATTTG GCACTCAGGGGCTGGCAGTCACctactgttgccatggcgaggAAGAAAACAAGTTGATGAGCATTGCTCAAAAGTGCAGCCTCAACCTGTCTTTGTTGCCAG CCGTCCTGGAGTCCAGGTTGATGGATGACCCGTGTGACTGGGATGTCTGTGCTGAAGCTGCCACTCCTGTCACCTTAGCCAAGCTGTCCTCTAAGACGGAGAGGAAAAAGCATCCAAGGTTAGCTGTGGATCCGGGTGAACAGTCCAACGGTCACAGGAAGCCAGAAAAGGCACCTCCAGCGCCCACACCGGCTGCAACCTTCGAGGAAACTCTGAGAACTCTGGTATCAACAAAGGAAGATTGTGTGCAGGGTGCACAACAGGCTGGGCCAACCCGAAAGGAGCTACAAGACCGCCTGCCAAAGATCCCCCCGCTCAGCTCATTCAAAAGCTGCAGACCCAGGTTTGTGActctggaggaggcagagctggactTCCACGGCTTCATCACCACAGGCCCTGGGAGATCGGTAGATGTCATCAGGGAGTACGGAGGTCAAGAGGATGGTGAGCGCAGTGTACACAACGAATGCATCACGCTTGATGATGATTCAAGTGAGTGTTTGAAGCTGTGCAGGAAATGGGGGAAATCAGGTCAATCACATCCAAGGTCAATCTCCAGCTCTTCAAGTTCACCTTCTGACAGGAACGTTGAGAAAGTAGCAGCAGTGTCTGAGCCTCAAACCGAAGCACGACGGGCGGCGGCTGTGCCCGCGGCCAAGGAGGAGCCAGAGCACACCAGTTCTGAGGCTTCAGTGCCACGAAAGCATCCATCGAGTGATGCAACTTTACCAAAACCTGAAAATTACAACCCGTCTGGGGCTGTTAAACGCAGCACGCGAGGCGATCAGATGGCGTGGAAATCCTGCAGCGAGGGTGAGTCGAGGAAGGTGAGAGAAAGGTGtggaaaacagaggaaagatGTGACAGAAATGAGGAACAGAGAGCACGTGGGGAGAAATGAGGGAGAGCgcgacgaggaagaggaagaggaggaggaggagtggagcgcCGAAGCCTACTGGAGGGCCACCTACAGGGCCTGGAACGACTACTACGCCTCTGTGTCTGCTTTTCAAAGTCAAGGTTACCCAAGCTGCTACGGTGCAGCCCACAGCTGGATGGCAGCTTACCGTATGAATGCCGTCTACATGGAGGAACTCCTGAAAGACTAA
- the parapinopsina gene encoding parapinopsin a has protein sequence MEQGIQEGNSSSLSSVSSGTLSRTGYTVLAFIMGVLSAGGIILNVLVIVVTMKHRQLRQPLSYALVNLAICDLGCALFGGIPTTITSAMGYFSLGRVGCVLEGFAVAFFGIASLCTIGVISVERYVVVSNPMGAVLFQTRHAVAGVVFSWVWSFVWNTPPLFGWGSFDLEGVRTSCAPNWYSRDVGIMSYIVIYLLFCFAVPFTIITVSYSRLLWTLRQVTRLQVAEGGSTNRVEVQVARMVVVMVLAFLLTWLPYAAMALAVVMDSTLYINPIIATIPVYLAKSSTVYNPIIYIFMNRQFRGCAINTVLCGRRAWITDLQTSEGETTVASTSKSQKISPKGSLN, from the exons ATGGAGCAGGGCATCCAAGAGGGAAACTCTTCATCTCTCAGCTCAGTCAGTTCAGGGACTCTGTCTCGGACCGGCTACacagttttggccttcatcatGGGCGTGCTGTCTGCAGGAGGCATCATCCTCAATGTCCTGGTGATCGTGGTAACCATGAAGCACAGGCAGCTGAGACAGCCACTCAGCTACGCCCTGGTCAACTTGGCCATATGTGACCTGGGGTGTGCATTGTTCGGAGGCAttcccaccaccatcaccagtgCGATGGGATACTTCAGCCTGGGACGCGTGGGCTGCGTCTTGGAGGGCTTTGCTGTTGCATTCTTCG GAATAGCAAGTCTGTGTACGATAGGAGTCATTTCTGTGGAACGGTACGTCGTTGTGAGCAATCCCATGGGTGCGGTCCTCTTCCAGACCAG ACATGCCGTTGCCGGGGTGGTGTTCTCCTGGGTCTGGTCCTTTGTGTGGAACACTCCCCCTTTATTTGGATGGGGAAGTTTTGACCTTGAGGGGGTCAGAACTTCTTGTGCTCCGAATTGGTACAGCCGTGACGTTGGGATCATGTCCTACATTGTTATATACCTGCTGTTCTGCTTTGCTGTGCCtttcaccatcatcaccgtGTCGTACTCTCGGCTTCTCTGGACCCTCCGCCAG GTGACCAGGCTGCAGGTGGCTGAGGGTGGCAGCACAAATCGTGTGGAGGTGCAGGTGGCTCGTATGGTGGTGGTCATGGTGCTGGCCTTCCTCCTGACCTGGTTACCATACGCCGCCATGGCCCTCGCTGTTGTCATGGATTCTACTTTATACATCAACCCCATCATCGCCACCATCCCCGTGTACTTGGCTAAAAGCAGCACCGTCTACAACCCcatcatttacattttcatgaaccGACAG TTCCGAGGATGTGCCATCAACACCGTCCTCTGTGGGCGGAGGGCCTGGATCACTGACCTGCAGACATCAGAGGGGGAGACCACAGTCGCTTCTACAAGCAAGAGCCAGAAGATCTCCCCTAAAGGATCTTTAAATTAA